GTCCGTGACTTTCAAGCTTTTGACAAAGCAGGTACCGTACTTAAAACTGAACAGGTTTCAACCAACCAATGGAGAATCCTTGAACCGGAAAAAACAAGTATCATTTCCTACTCCATCGCCGAGACCTGGGATACAGCCGTTGATTCAAACCGAATCTATGCGATGTGCGGATCTTCCATCGAAGATGATCACGTTCAGATCAATGGCCAATGTGTGTTTGGATACCCGACCGGCATGCAGGCCCGGCCGCTGAAGATTAAGCTCGATTATCCGGAAGAGTGGGAATTAGGCACCGCGCTTGACCGCGATCAATCCGGCTATTTTCGCGCCACAAATTATGACCACGTTGTGGATTCGCCATTCCTGCTTGGCGAACTCAGTATGTCCGAGTTAGAAATCGGTGATTCTAAAATAGAAATTTATACCTATTCTAAAACAGGCAAGGTCCAGTCCGAACAAATCATGGCAAGCGTTGACAAGATTCTTCATGCCGAAGCGGATTTCATGAATGGCCTGCCGGTCGACCGTTACACTTTTCTGTTTCATTTTGAAGATGTCACCCTGGGAGCCTGGGAACATTCTTACAGTTCGATCTATTCTTACAGCGAAGATGATTTTGAGAGACTCCTGAAAGGCACACTATCTGAACACATGGCCCACGAATTTTACCATATCGTCACGCCACTGAACATCCACAGTGAGATCATCGAGCAGTTCAATTTCGTCACACCGGAGCCTTCGCAGCACCTCTGGCTGTATGAGGGAACCACCGAATGGGCTGCACAGATCCTGCAGCTACGGGCAAATCTGATGGACCTCGACGCTTATCTAAAAATGCTGGGACAAAAGCTAAATCATAGCGACCATTTCCCGCAGGATCTG
Above is a genomic segment from candidate division KSB1 bacterium containing:
- a CDS encoding peptidase; this encodes MRFRLFLVAVLCLCIVSCSNPLIKKDGANGVTPLIYEVDLNDRSDDTFKVKLYVDDLTEKNAVYQFASTAPGTYITMDMGRFVRDFQAFDKAGTVLKTEQVSTNQWRILEPEKTSIISYSIAETWDTAVDSNRIYAMCGSSIEDDHVQINGQCVFGYPTGMQARPLKIKLDYPEEWELGTALDRDQSGYFRATNYDHVVDSPFLLGELSMSELEIGDSKIEIYTYSKTGKVQSEQIMASVDKILHAEADFMNGLPVDRYTFLFHFEDVTLGAWEHSYSSIYSYSEDDFERLLKGTLSEHMAHEFYHIVTPLNIHSEIIEQFNFVTPEPSQHLWLYEGTTEWAAQILQLRANLMDLDAYLKMLGQKLNHSDHFPQDLSLTQLAGKAFSKGYVRLHPNIYMKGAIVTGLLDIRLLELSKGQRGFREVINELAQEYGPDNSFSEENFFNDLAEMTHPEIADFFDKYVIGVESLPLEEYYGKLGIKYSPEVQDNEKAPALGYVVTVMEGKLVVASVTEEMEPFGLKQGDVVIGMNGEEVNLRNARNARSKVRQLE